In the genome of bacterium, one region contains:
- the sufB gene encoding Fe-S cluster assembly protein SufB: MAKIVAKPDLNEEYQYGFHTDENYVFKSERGLTKQLVEAISEMKNEPQWMREFRLRALEVYLRKPMPTWGNTQLLSEIDFDNIFYYIRPAEKMSRSWDDVPNDIKVTFDRLGIPEAERKFLAGVSAQYESEVVYHNIREDLEKKGVLFMDMDSGLREHPDIVKKYISTIIPIMDNKFAALNSAVWSGGSFIYVPEGVHVDIPLQAYFRINAENMGQFERTLIIADKGSRVHYIEGCTAPVYSSDSLHSAVVELIAMEGSHIRYTTIQNWSKNVYNLVTKRAVAHKDATVEWVDGNLGSKLTMKYPAVYMVGPGARGDILSVAFAGSAGQHQDAGAKVIHAAPHTTSTVVSKSISKGGGRASYRGLVKVDKGCVGVKCNVRCDALLMDEDSISDTYPTMDIQERDVRVEHEATVSKVGDEQLFYLRSRGMTEQEAITMIINGFFEPFAKELPLEYAVELNRLIALEMEGSVG; encoded by the coding sequence ATGGCTAAGATAGTTGCGAAACCTGATCTTAATGAGGAATATCAGTACGGCTTTCATACCGATGAGAATTACGTTTTCAAATCAGAACGCGGACTAACAAAACAGCTCGTCGAGGCAATCTCAGAGATGAAGAATGAGCCGCAGTGGATGCGCGAGTTCCGCCTGCGAGCGCTCGAAGTCTACTTGCGCAAACCAATGCCGACCTGGGGCAATACGCAGCTTCTGAGTGAAATAGATTTCGACAATATCTTCTACTACATAAGGCCTGCCGAAAAGATGAGCCGGTCATGGGATGATGTGCCGAATGATATCAAGGTTACCTTCGATAGGTTGGGCATCCCTGAGGCGGAACGCAAATTCTTAGCCGGTGTCAGCGCCCAATATGAATCGGAAGTGGTCTATCATAACATTCGTGAAGACCTCGAAAAGAAGGGCGTTCTCTTCATGGACATGGATTCCGGTCTAAGAGAACATCCTGATATTGTAAAGAAGTATATTTCGACAATTATTCCGATTATGGACAATAAGTTCGCAGCGCTCAATTCAGCCGTTTGGTCGGGAGGCAGCTTCATTTATGTGCCCGAAGGGGTTCATGTCGATATTCCTTTGCAGGCATATTTCCGGATTAATGCCGAGAATATGGGCCAATTCGAGCGTACGCTGATTATCGCCGACAAGGGCAGCAGGGTTCATTATATCGAAGGGTGCACCGCCCCTGTTTACTCATCCGATTCACTCCACTCGGCGGTCGTCGAGCTAATCGCCATGGAGGGGTCGCATATCCGCTACACCACCATCCAAAACTGGTCAAAGAATGTTTACAACTTAGTCACCAAACGCGCAGTTGCTCATAAAGATGCAACCGTTGAATGGGTGGACGGCAATCTTGGCTCTAAGCTGACGATGAAGTATCCGGCAGTTTATATGGTCGGCCCTGGAGCGCGAGGCGACATCCTATCGGTTGCCTTTGCCGGATCGGCTGGTCAGCATCAGGATGCAGGCGCAAAGGTCATCCATGCGGCGCCCCATACGACTTCAACGGTTGTCTCAAAGTCAATCAGCAAAGGCGGCGGACGAGCCAGTTATCGAGGCTTGGTAAAGGTCGATAAAGGCTGCGTAGGGGTCAAATGCAATGTCCGATGCGATGCGCTGTTGATGGACGAGGATTCAATATCCGACACCTATCCAACAATGGACATACAAGAGCGGGACGTTCGCGTCGAGCACGAAGCGACAGTCAGCAAAGTAGGCGATGAGCAACTCTTCTACTTGCGAAGCCGCGGCATGACTGAGCAGGAAGCAATCACAATGATTATTAACGGTTTCTTCGAACCGTTCGCCAAAGAGCTTCCGCTGGAATACGCAGTGGAGCTAAACCGCTTGATCGCACTCGAGATGGAAGGATCGGTGGGCTAA